Part of the Lentimicrobium sp. L6 genome is shown below.
ATCATATGTATATCTGTAACTTAAAAAAATAGACAGCTTAAGTTAACGCTAATGCGCAAAGGCGCAAAGAGATATTCGTATAATATAGTATTTAGCGAAATCATGTAGTCTTAATTTCTCTGTGTTTCTTTGGGTCTCAGTGCCTCTGTGGTGGTTATTCACAATGGTGGAAGATTATATTGCTCACGCAAAGCCGCAAAGCCGCAAAGCCGCAAAGAAATATTAATGCAAATATTCATGTAGGGAAATGTTTGTGAAGAGGTCTTTGTGTTTCCTTTGTGTCCCAGTGTCTCTGTGGTGGTTTAATATTATGTTAGAGAGGTGTAAAATATTTACGATGAGATTCTAAGGCGCTTGTGTGTGATGGAATATTCGTGGAGATAGAAGCTATATTATGCTTAGTTTCATTCGAGTATTAGTGGCTAGTTCTTTTGTTATTGATGAAATTTTGTTTCATACTAAATGAAAAAGCTTATTTGTGAAGTTAATTGGTGTATTTCTTTGTGTCTTCGAGTCTTTGTGGCCATAAAGATTAAAACAAGTCAGCTCAAGAAATAATTAACTTTCCTATCTTTACAATCTCAAGAAACAAAAACATCCCAAATGAAGATTGTAAATATAGTTCCCGGTTTTGGTGGTACCTTTTATTGTGGTAATTGTCTGCGCGATAGCGGATATACCAAATCATTGATAAAGCTGGGCCATGATGCTATGATGCTGCCGATATATCTGCCATTAACTATGGAACATGGTGTAGAAGAAAATACAGCTCCCATATTTTATGGCGCCGTGAACATCTACCTCAAGCAGAATTTCAAAATCTTTAGAAAGATGCCTAATTGGATGGAAAAGCTTTTCAACTCCTCATCTATGCTTCGTTATGCGGCCAAAAAAGCGGGTTCCACTCGTACTGAAGGTTTAGAGCCCATGACCATCTCCATGCTTCAGGGTAAAGATGGAAATCAAGGGGAAGATTTACAGGAACTGATAGACTTTCTGAAGGTTCATGAAAAACCTGATGTGGTGCATCTTTCTAATGCTTTATTACTGGGTTTGGCCAAACAAATCAGAGAACAATTGAACGTACCTGTGGTTTGTTCTTTACAAGATGAGGATGTTTGGGTAGATGCCATGAACGACCATTATAAAAAGATAGTTTGGGATCTGATGAGCGAAAAAGGAGAGGATGTGGATGCCTTTATTGCAGTGAGTGATTATTATGCTCAAGAGATGAAGCAGAAGATGAGAATTCCGGATTCCAAGATGCATATTGTACCCATTGGAGTAGAGGCTGATTTATATAAATATGCCAAACCATTAAAAGAACCGCAAACCATTGGGTATATCTCTAGAATGTACGAAGAGCATGGTTTTGGACTATTAATTGATGCCTATATCGAGCTTAAAAAAGATGAGCAATTCAAGCATGTATTATTGAAACTGTCGGGAGGATATACCGCAGATGACAAGAAATATGTGGGCAAGCAAATGAAGAAATTGAAAAAGGCTGGCATTTTTGAGGATGTGATGATTATTGAAGACTATCAAGCAGAAAGTCGTTTCAAATTCTTTAATCAGTTGACGCTTCTTACTGTGCCTGTTTTAAAAGGAGAAGCCTTTGGAACCTATCAGTTGGAATCTATGGCTGCAGGTATTCCATTGGTTCAGCCCGCTTTGGGCGCTTTCCCTGAGATTATCAAACAAACCGGAGGAGGAGTCGTTTATTCACCAAACACTGTTGAGGCTCTGGTAGCCAAGTGGAAAGAAGTATTGTCTAATCCAGAAGGAATTGAGAGAATGAGTGAAATGGGTAGTCAAGCAGTACGAGAAAAGTATGCCATCGACCCAGTGAGTGAACAGGTATTGAAAATCTACGAAAGTCTTGTATAATGAATATAGAATTATCAAATGTATGCAAATCCTATTTTAACAAGGATGCTAAACTTGAGCAAGAAGTATTAAAAGGGATTACAATAAATATAAAACAAGGTGAAGCCATCGCTATTATTGGCCCTTCGGGTTCTGGGAAAAGCACCTTGTTAAATCTCCTAGGGACATTAGACCAAACCACATCTGGAAGCATTTCTTATGATGGAAAAGAGCTAAAAGATTTTAAAGACCAGCAATTGGCATTGTTTAGAAATCAGAAAATAGGATTTGTGTTTCAGTCCCATCATCTTCTGCCACAATTGAATGTCTTGGAGAATATCCTACTTCCAAGTATAGCTTATGGCGATAAAAAGAGCAGACAGGAAGCAGAAGATAGAGCCAGAAAATGGCTGGAGGAGGTCGGATTATCAGATAAAGTAGCACAGTTTCCTTCAAATCTCTCCGGTGGAGAATGCCAAAGAGTAGCAGTAATAAGAGCGCTCATCAATCAGCCAGATTTG
Proteins encoded:
- a CDS encoding glycosyltransferase family 4 protein, whose amino-acid sequence is MKIVNIVPGFGGTFYCGNCLRDSGYTKSLIKLGHDAMMLPIYLPLTMEHGVEENTAPIFYGAVNIYLKQNFKIFRKMPNWMEKLFNSSSMLRYAAKKAGSTRTEGLEPMTISMLQGKDGNQGEDLQELIDFLKVHEKPDVVHLSNALLLGLAKQIREQLNVPVVCSLQDEDVWVDAMNDHYKKIVWDLMSEKGEDVDAFIAVSDYYAQEMKQKMRIPDSKMHIVPIGVEADLYKYAKPLKEPQTIGYISRMYEEHGFGLLIDAYIELKKDEQFKHVLLKLSGGYTADDKKYVGKQMKKLKKAGIFEDVMIIEDYQAESRFKFFNQLTLLTVPVLKGEAFGTYQLESMAAGIPLVQPALGAFPEIIKQTGGGVVYSPNTVEALVAKWKEVLSNPEGIERMSEMGSQAVREKYAIDPVSEQVLKIYESLV
- a CDS encoding ABC transporter ATP-binding protein encodes the protein MNIELSNVCKSYFNKDAKLEQEVLKGITINIKQGEAIAIIGPSGSGKSTLLNLLGTLDQTTSGSISYDGKELKDFKDQQLALFRNQKIGFVFQSHHLLPQLNVLENILLPSIAYGDKKSRQEAEDRARKWLEEVGLSDKVAQFPSNLSGGECQRVAVIRALINQPDLILADEPTGSLDSESAEIVGDLLLRLTKEQNVALVLVTHSIAIAEKFGEVYELKGGVLNGLQFRSS